Proteins encoded within one genomic window of Komagataella phaffii GS115 chromosome 3, complete sequence:
- a CDS encoding Minor sphingoid long-chain base kinase, with product MSDKPLLQTLSRAIITQSGIQLSGNWHESNYHPLFCCSGSSSDSSIHRTIPYHDILFAEELDSSASDGDFGTREIELTYVARNNKIDLKKEIVIVTDYEPNLSQTILQKAYGQTDRTHPQRILVLINPHGGKGKALRLFEDKAEPILNAAQCEYEVCTTLKHQHATELIRTRKDILDFDTIVCASGDGIPHEVINGLYQRDDRAECFEHLTVTQIPCGSGNAMSLSCLDTNDPAEAALSVLKAPSVRIDLMAITQPSQSVRLSFLSLTYGMIADGDIGTEWLRFLGPFRFEVGIVTKLLQNAKYPCDLSVDFCAKDHQLLSQHYCDNIKSDYSKTQHLPITDQSFELKSPSLENPPPTDWERLDSQITDNLSIFYVGKMPIVSADTNFFPAAIPDDGCMDLVITDNRSSVLDTANLLLQVDKGTHVLQKDVIHSKVKAFRLTPRIPKGYISVDGESFPFETTQVEVLPTLLKTVMKEGTYAETGFPSYS from the coding sequence ATGTCTGATAAACCATTACTTCAGACTCTCTCAAGAGCTATTATAACCCAGAGTGGAATACAGCTATCGGGTAATTGGCATGAATCAAATTACCACCCTCTTTTTTGTTGCAGTGGCTCCAGTTCAGACAGTTCAATACATCGTACGATTCCTTATCATGACATTCTATTCGCCGAAGAGCTTGATTCTTCAGCATCTGATGGCGACTTTGGTACCAGGGAAATTGAACTGACATATGTCGCaagaaacaacaaaatAGATTTAAAAAAAGAGATAGTCATCGTTACTGATTACGAACCCAACCTTAGTCAAACCATCCTACAGAAAGCATATGGTCAGACTGACCGAACGCATCCACAGAGAATACTTGTCTTAATAAATCCGCATGGAGGTAAGGGAAAGGCGTTGCGATTATTTGAAGACAAAGCTGAACCAATTCTGAACGCAGCACAATGCGAATATGAAGTGTGTACAACGTTGAAGCACCAACATGCTACAGAGCTGATCAGAACGAGGAAGGACATTTTAGATTTTGACACTATTGTCTGCGCTTCTGGAGATGGAATACCGCATGAAGTTATAAACGGACTCTACCAAAGGGATGACCGTGCAGAATGTTTTGAGCACTTGACGGTCACTCAAATTCCCTGCGGATCAGGAAATGCCATGTCCTTGAGTTGTTTGGACACAAACGATCCCGCAGAAGCAGCTTTAAGCGTCCTGAAAGCACCAAGCGTTCGTATAGATTTGATGGCCATAACCCAGCCTTCTCAATCTGTGAGGCTTTCGTTTTTGAGTCTCACTTATGGGATGATTGCAGACGGAGATATTGGAACCGAATGGCTGAGGTTTTTGGGTCCATTTCGATTCGAAGTCGGTATAGTGACGAAGTTGTTACAAAATGCCAAGTATCCATGTGATCTGAGTGTGGATTTCTGTGCTAAAGATCATCAGTTGTTATCTCAACACTATTGTGACAACATTAAATCAGATTATTCCAAAACGCAGCACCTTCCAATTACAGATCAGAGTTTTGAACTCAAGAGCCCTTCACTCGAGAATCCTCCACCCACGGACTGGGAACGTTTAGACAGTCAAATTACCGACAACCTATCGATATTTTACGTTGGTAAAATGCCTATAGTTTCAGCTGACACAAATTTCTTTCCAGCAGCTATTCCAGATGACGGATGCATGGATTTAGTAATAACCGACAATCGCTCAAGTGTTTTAGATACTGCGAATCTGCTACTCCAAGTCGATAAAGGTACACATGTTCTTCAGAAGGATGTGATACATTCAAAGGTAAAGGCTTTCCGTCTTACGCCAAGGATACCCAAGGGATATATATCCGTAGATGGGGAGAGCTTTCCCTTTGAAACTACTCAGGTGGAAGTTCTTCCAACACTACTTAAAACAGTCATGAAAGAGGGAACATACGCAGAAACAGGGTTTCCAAGTTACTCGTGA
- a CDS encoding Mitochondrial matrix ATPase: MLSSRWCSCKKQSPSRQVGQLLRYMSSKVIGIDLGTTNSAVAVFEGKEPKILENEEGKRTTPSIVAFTPETVLVGEPAKRQSILNYQNTFYATKRLIGRKYSDPEVQRDISNVPYSIIEHENGDAWLQNMHSGQKYSPSQIGSLILGKMKEIAELNLSQSISQAVVTVPAYFNDSQRQATKIAGDLVGLKVLRVINEPTAASLAYGLNRKNDGIIAVYDLGGGTFDISILDIEAGVFEVIATNGDTHLGGEDFDHLLVDYILQQFQSQTGQDLSTDRLALQRIRQAAEKAKIDLSTVKTTTIELPFITKTQHINLELTEDQLDEMSLHLINRTVQPVKKCLRDADLTNSDIDEVILVGGMTRMPKIRKVVEETFGKKPNTSVNPDEAVALGAAIQGAVLSGEIKDVLLLDVTPLTLGIETFGGIFSPLIPRNTKVPCKVQQMYSTAVDGQNSIEVNVYQGERSLVRDNKMIGQFKLSDLEPQPKGVPQIKVSFEIDADGIIKVNAKETTTNQDASITVSGSTGLTSEEVERIVAESKSNSETDRIRKEIYTKANNLELLLFDCDNALSQWGGYMDDSDRQELTKRISDLREVIRQARDEKLEDISVLESSQQLLQTETLKAVGKAAQKMRTLSKNKND, from the coding sequence ATGTTGTCATCAAGATGGTGTTCATGTAAAAAGCAGAGTCCAAGTCGACAAGTAGGTCAGTTACTGCGCTACATGTCTAGCAAGGTAATTGGAATTGATTTAGGAACTACGAACTCTGCTGTTGCcgtttttgaaggaaaagaaccaaaaatCCTGGAGAACGAAGAGGGAAAGAGAACGACACCTTCTATTGTTGCATTTACCCCAGAAACTGTGCTAGTAGGAGAACCAGCAAAGAGACAATCTATTCTGAACTATCAGAACACTTTTTATGCTACAAAAAGGCTCATTGGTCGCAAGTATTCGGATCCTGAAGTTCAACGGGATATTTCCAACGTTCCTTACAGTATAATTGAACATGAAAATGGGGATGCGTGGCTTCAAAACATGCACTCAGGTCAAAAATACTCCCCCTCTCAAATTGGTAGTTTGATATTGGgaaagatgaaagagattGCAGAGCTAAATCTTTCCCAGTCTATTAGCCAGGCTGTGGTCACTGTGCCTGCCTACTTCAACGATTCGCAAAGACAAGCAACTAAGATTGCTGGTGATTTAGTGGGTCTTAAAGTTTTAAGAGTTATCAATGAGCCCACCGCTGCTTCTTTGGCTTACGGATTGAATAGAAAAAATGACGGGATAATTGCCGTTTACGACCTTGGTGGTGGAACTTTTGATATCTCCATATTGGATATCGAAGCCGGCGTCTTTGAAGTTATTGCGACGAATGGTGACACACATCTTGGAGGGGAAGATTTTGACCATTTGCTGGTGGACTACATATTGCAACAGTTTCAATCGCAGACAGGACAAGATCTATCTACTGACCGTTTGGCCCTGCAAAGAATTCGTCAGGCTGCTGAAAAGGCCAAGATTGACCTCTCTACTGTtaaaacaacaacaatagAGCTGCCTTTTATTACTAAAACTCAACATATAAATCTCGAACTAACAGAAGACcaacttgatgaaatgaGCTTGCACTTGATTAATCGTACGGTGCAACCAGTTAAAAAATGTCTTCGTGATGCAGATCTTACAAATTCcgacattgatgaagtaaTCCTTGTTGGTGGAATGACTCGTATGCCCAAGATTCGCAAAGTTGTGGAAGAAACATTTGGCAAGAAGCCAAACACTTCTGTAAATCCCGATGAAGCCGTCGCTCTTGGTGCTGCAATTCAAGGTGCAGTTTTATCTGGGGAGATTAAAGATGTCTTGCTTTTAGATGTAACACCTTTGACTCTCGGTATCGAAACCTTTGGAGGtattttttctcctttgatCCCAAGAAACACCAAAGTGCCTTGCAAAGTACAACAGATGTACTCAACTGCTGTAGATGGCCAGAATTCAATCGAAGTTAACGTATATCAGGGtgaaagatctttggtGAGAGACAATAAGATGATTGGACAGTTCAAACTGTCAGACTTGGAACCTCAACCCAAGGGTGTTCCTCAGATCAAGGTCAGTTTCGAAATTGATGCGGATGGAATCATCAAGGTAAATGCGAAAGAGACGACCACTAATCAAGACGCTTCAATAACTGTATCTGGATCCACAGGTTTGACTTCTGAAGaggttgaaagaattgtAGCCGAATCAAAGAGTAATTCAGAAACTGATCGTATTAGGAAGGAAATATACACAAAAGCCAACAATTTGGAACTACTACTGTTTGACTGTGATAATGCTTTATCTCAATGGGGTGGATATATGGACGACTCTGACAGGCAAGAGTTGACAAAGCGTATTTCTGACCTACGGGAAGTAATTCGGCAGGCCCGggatgaaaaattagaaGATATCAGTGTTTTAGAATCGTCACAACAACTACTTCAAACAGAAACACTGAAGGCGGTGGGGAAAGCTGCTCAGAAAATGAGAACCTTGTCAAAGAATAAGAACGATTAG
- a CDS encoding Translation termination factor eRF3: MQSVLISVVFRQLSVNFPSSSSATVNKNFTRTVSFPFSKEMSKQQDNNDLSQGVGNIDLNRKNEQRFNPNSASSFQPSFNPQAQNFVPGQYQESQSYQNYQGYQSYQQNQGFQAQPGYQQPYQQGYQAYQGYNNFYQPPAEPQTKAMSLEDYNKQKEQSKNSLNAKPKRTLKLSSSSGIKIGGKKEEPKTETKPETKTEAKTDPKPAQKEEPKVEVPKAKSENKIESNTESKTDSKAGSKTESKSASKVESKASLAADTLPKEDDINEEVINDLFGGKDHISILFMGHVDAGKSTMGGNLLYLTGSVDKRTIDKYEKEAKDAGRQGWYLSWVMDTNKEERNDGKTIEVGRAYFETEKRRYTILDAPGHKMYVSEMIGGASQADVGILVISARKGEYETGFEKGGQTREHALLAMNQGVSKLAVVVNKMDDTTVNWSKERYDECTAKLAAFLKAIGYKKEDVLFMPVSGYTGAGLKEPVNPTECPWYKGPTLLSYLDSIDIQNRKVNGPFMLPIAGKMKDLGTVVEGKIESGHIKKGSTLIMMPNRVSVEVLTIYNETEEEADQAISGEQVRLRIKGVEEEDVSNGYVLTSPNTPIKTVTRFEAQIAFVELPSIVSTGFSCVMHVHTAIEEVTIVQLKHKLEKGTNRRSKKPPAFAKKGMKVIAVLETPEPVCVETYEDYHQLGRFTLRDQGATIAIGKITKLL; the protein is encoded by the coding sequence ATGCAAAGCGTGCTGATATCCGTAGTTTTTCGTCAACTTTCTGTCAATTTTCCTTCTAGTTCCTCCGCGACTGTGAACAAAAATTTTACTCGTACCGTCTCTTTTCCCTTCTCTAAAGAAATGTCGAAGCAACAAGACAACAACGACCTGTCTCAGGGAGTGGGCAATATAGACTTAAACAGGAAGAATGAACAACGTTTCAATCCTAACAGTGCTTCCTCGTTTCAGCCTAGCTTCAACCCTCAAGCCCAGAACTTTGTTCCTGGTCAATATCAAGAATCCCAAAGTTATCAAAACTACCAAGGTTATCAAAGCTACCAACAGAATCAGGGATTTCAAGCTCAGCCTGGCTACCAGCAGCCCTATCAACAGGGGTATCAAGCGTACCAAGGTTATAACAACTTCTATCAACCACCAGCTGAACCTCAGACTAAGGCCATGTCTTTGGAGGACTACAACAAACAGAAGGAGCAATCCAAgaactctttgaatgcAAAACCAAAGAGAACTTTGAAGCTAAGCTCCAGTTCTGGAATTAAGATAGGAGGTAAAAAGGAAGAACCAAAAACCGAGACCAAGCCTGAAACTAAAACTGAGGCAAAGACTGACCCAAAGCCTGCTCAGAAGGAAGAGccaaaagttgaagtaCCTAAAGCGAAGAGTGAAAACAAAATAGAGTCTAACACTGAATCCAAGACCGACAGCAAAGCTGGATCGAAAACCGAAAGCAAGTCGGCATCAAAAGTAGAGAGTAAGGCAAGTCTCGCTGCCGATACGCTCcccaaagaagatgacatAAATGAAGAGGTTATCAACGATTTGTTTGGTGGAAAAGATCATATTTCCATTCTTTTTATGGGTCACGTCGATGCAGGTAAATCTACCATGGGTGGTAATCTACTCTACTTGACCGGCTCTGTGGACAAGAGAACTATTGATAAGTATGAGAAAGAAGCTAAAGATGCTGGTAGACAAGGTTGGTACCTATCGTGGGTGATGGACaccaacaaagaagaaagaaatgatgGTAAAACAATCGAAGTTGGAAGGGCATATTTCGAAACTGAAAAACGCCGATACACCATCTTAGATGCCCCTGGACACAAAATGTACGTTTCTGAAATGATTGGAGGTGCTTCTCAGGCTGATGTTGGAATTTTAGTTATTTCTGCGAGAAAGGGTGAATATGAAACTGGATTTGAGAAAGGTGGTCAGACCAGAGAGCATGCTTTACTAGCAATGAACCAAGGTGTCAGCAAGCTCGCAGTCGTTGTAAACAAGATGGATGACACTACTGTCAACTGGTCCAAAGAGCGCTATGACGAGTGCACTGCAAAACTTGCTGCATTCCTGAAAGCTATTGGTTACAAGAAGGAAGATGTTTTATTCATGCCCGTTTCTGGATACACTGGTGCAGGATTGAAGGAGCCAGTTAATCCAACTGAATGCCCATGGTACAAAGGACCAACTCTATTATCTTATTTAGACAGTATCGATAttcaaaacagaaaagTTAATGGTCCATTTATGTTGCCTATTGCTGGAAAGATGAAAGATTTAGGGactgttgttgaaggtAAAATTGAATCTGGTCACATCAAGAAAGGAAGTACTTTGATTATGATGCCTAACAGAGTCTCCGTTGAGGTGTTAACCATATATAATGagactgaagaagaagctgatcAGGCTATTTCTGGCGAGCAAGTTCGTTTGCGTATAAAAGGagtggaagaagaagatgtgTCTAACGGTTATGTCTTGACTTCCCCTAACACTCCTATCAAAACAGTGACTCGTTTCGAAGCTCAGATTGCATTTGTTGAGCTCCCATCTATTGTTTCCACTGGATTCTCATGCGTCATGCACGTTCATACTGCAATTGAAGAGGTGACTATTGTGCAATTGAAACATAAGCTAGAAAAGGGCACCAATagaagatccaagaaacCTCCAGCTTTTGCTAAGAAGGGAATGAAAGTGATCGCTGTACTTGAAACCCCCGAGCCTGTATGTGTTGAGACTTACGAGGATTATCATCAGCTCGGACGTTTCACTCTTAGAGATCAGGGAGCTACAATTGCCATTGGTAAAATTACTAAATTGTTGTAA
- a CDS encoding acetate--CoA ligase yields MTFPEPREHKVVHEANGVRAIKTPQSFYDKQPVKSLEALEHYQELYQKSIEDPEEFFGQMAKQFLDWDKDFGKVSSGSLKEGDAAWFLGGELNASYNCVDRHAFSHPDRPAVIFEADEESESRTITYAELLREVSRVAGVLQSWGVRKGDTVAIYLPMTTEAIVAMLAVARLGAVHSVIFSGFSSGSIRDRVNDAGSKAIITCDEGRRGGRIVNNKKIVDAAVDSCPTVEKILVYKRTGNPEIKMVEGRDFWWQEEVEKFPGYIAPVPVNSEDPLFLLYTSGSTGSPKGVVHSTGGYLLGAALTTRYVFDVQDEDIIFTAGDVGWITGHTYSLYGPLVLGVPTIVFEGTPVYPDYGRLWKICAKHKATHFYIAPTALRLLKKAGEEEIKKYDLSRLRTLGSVGEPIAPELWEWYNEKIGNGNCHIADTYWQTESGSHLIAPLAGAVPQKPGAATVPFFGIDACIIDPVSGKELEGNDVEGVLAVKSTWPSMARTVWRNHAKYLDTYMRPYPGYYFTGDGAGRDHDGYYWIRGRVDDVVNVSGHRLSTSEIESALLENGKVAEAAVIGISDELTGQAVIAFVALKDATDSENLDALRRALVLHVRGEIGPFAAPKSVIVVDDLPKTRSGKIMRRVLRKISCHEADQLGDMSTLANPESVDSIIGAVDNQFFKK; encoded by the coding sequence ATGACTTTTCCAGAGCCAAGAGAACACAAAGTGGTGCACGAAGCCAACGGCGTAAGGGCTATCAAAACCCCTCAATCATTTTATGACAAGCAACCTGTTAAGTCATTGGAGGCATTGGAACATTATCAAGAGCTGTACCAGAAGTCCATCGAGGACCCAGAGGAATTCTTCGGCCAAATGGCAAAGCAGTTTCTAGATTGGGACAAAGACTTTGGTAAGGTCTCCTCtggatctttgaaagaaggtGATGCTGCGTGGTTCCTTGGTGGAGAGCTGAATGCTTCGTACAACTGTGTTGACCGACATGCTTTTTCGCACCCTGATCGTCCCGCCGTAATTTTCGAAGCGGACGAGGAATCTGAATCTCGAACAATAACTTATGCAGAACTTCTACGTGAGGTCTCTCGTGTTGCAGGAGTACTGCAGAGCTGGGGTGTACGCAAAGGTGACACTGTCGCAATCTACTTGCCCATGACTACCGAGGCCATTGTGGCCATGCTGGCAGTGGCACGTCTGGGTGCAGTGCACTCCGTTAtcttttctggattttCGTCAGGATCTATCCGGGACAGAGTTAACGATGCTGGATCTAAGGCAATTATTACCTGTGATGAGGGACGCCGTGGGGGTCGTATTGTGAACAATAAGAAAATTGTCGATGCCGCTGTTGACAGCTGCCCCACAGTGGAAAAAATCCTGGTTTATAAGAGGACTGGTAACCCAGAAATCAAGATGGTAGAAGGAAGAGACTTCTGGTGGCAGGAAGAGGTTGAGAAATTCCCTGGTTACATTGCCCCTGTCCCTGTAAACTCGGAGGACCCACTATTTCTTTTGTATACTTCGGGATCTACTGGTTCTCCCAAAGGTGTGGTACACTCCACAGGTGGTTATTTGCTGGGAGCAGCATTGACAACTCGTTATGTGTTTGATGTCCAGGATGAGGATATTATATTTACTGCTGGTGACGTCGGATGGATTACTGGTCACACATACTCGTTGTATGGACCACTTGTTCTGGGTGTTCCAACCATTGTTTTTGAGGGAACTCCTGTCTACCCTGACTACGGAAGATTGTGGAAGATTTGCGCCAAACATAAAGCCACACACTTTTACATCGCTCCTACTGCTCTTCgtcttttgaaaaaggctggtgaagaagaaattaaaAAGTACGACTTGTCTAGACTTCGTACTTTAGGATCTGTTGGTGAACCAATTGCCCCCGAATTGTGGGAGTGGTACAATGAGAAAATCGGAAACGGAAACTGTCATATTGCTGATACTTACTGGCAGACTGAATCTGGTTCTCATTTGATTGCTCCATTAGCAGGTGCCGTTCCCCAAAAGCCGGGTGCAGCTACTGTTCCTTTCTTTGGTATTGATGCTTGTATCATTGACCCTGTTTCTGGTAAGGAACTTGAAGGCAACGATGTGGAAGGTGTTTTAGCTGTCAAGTCCACTTGGCCATCAATGGCTCGTACAGTCTGGAGAAACCACGCTAAATACCTCGACACATATATGCGTCCTTATCCAGGCTACTACTTTACTGGCGATGGTGCCGGTAGAGATCACGATGGTTATTACTGGATCCGTGGTCGTGTTGACGATGTTGTCAATGTATCTGGCCACCGTTTATCCActtctgaaattgaaagtgCTTTACTGGAAAATGGCAAAGTTGCTGAAGCTGCTGTGATTGGTATTTCCGATGAGCTAACTGGTCAAGCTGTTATTGCTTTTGTCGCCTTGAAAGATGCCACTGACTCTGAGAATTTAGACGCTCTCAGACGTGCCTTAGTCTTGCATGTTCGTGGAGAAATTGGTCCATTTGCAGCTCCTAAGTCCGTGATTGTGGTTGATGACTTGCCTAAGACCCGATCAGGTAAGATCATGCGTAGAGTTTTAAGAAAGATTTCTTGCCATGAAGCTGATCAATTGGGTGATATGTCTACTTTGGCCAATCCTGAATCGGTAGACTCTATAATCGGAGCTGTTGATAAccagttcttcaagaagtaG
- a CDS encoding D-aspartate oxidase — MTDSKYVIIGAGISGLYTAWSLIDKGTGPSDIKVVAEFLPGDQSTLYTSPWAGGNFSLITSTDERSMKFDKFTYTNLHRIQELLGGPECGLDMLPSTEMFEQELDHAKLDSISQYLKEYRPMTKEEMPEGVVSGVKFLTWNFNCPLFLANFQKHLAAIGVTFERSKIDHISSVFSPSVDAVFNCTGIGAASLGGVKDENVFPTRGQVVVVRAPHIRENRFRWRPDSDTYVIPRPFSDGSIVMGGFFQEGNWSGNTYGYETEDILKRGLELYPEIGKRNELKIIREAAGLRPSRKGGVRIEVEHFDQVNGKDRYIVHNYGASGYGYQSGLGMANEATDMYFEAAK; from the exons ATGACTGATTCCAAATACGTTATCATTGG AGCTGGGATCTCTGGTCTCTACACTGCTTGGTCTCTGATTGATAAGGGGACTGGGCCAAGCGATATTAAAGTGGTTGCTGAATTCCTCCCTGGAGACCAGTCCACTTTGTATACATCGCCCTGGGCCGGGGGAAACTTTTCACTGATTACTTCAACTGATGAGCGCAGCATGAAGTTTGACAAGTTTACTTACACCAATTTGCACCGTATCCAAGAGTTACTAGGTGGTCCCGAGTGTGGATTAGACATGCTTCCCTCCACAGAAATGTTTGAGCAGGAACTCGACCACGCCAAGTTAGACAGTATTTCCCAGTACTTGAAGGAGTACCGTCCAATGACTAAGGAGGAAATGCCAGAAGGTGTTGTTTCCGGTGTTAAATTTCTAACTTGGAATTTCAATTGTCCACTCTTCTTAGCCAACTTCCAAAAACATTTGGCTGCAATTGGGGTCACCTTCGAGCGTTCGAAGATTGATCACATTAGCTCTGTCTTTTCTCCCTCTGTGGACGCCGTATTCAATTGTACTGGAATTGGTGCTGCTTCTTTAGGTGGGGTCAAAGATGAGAATGTCTTTCCCACACGAGGACAAGTAGTTGTAGTAAGAGCTCCACATATCAGGGAAAACAGATTCAGGTGGAGGCCTGATTCAGACACATATGTGATCCCAAGACCCTTCTCCGACGGTTCGATTGTCATGGGTGGCTTCTTCCAGGAAGGAAACTGGAGTGGAAATACATATGGATATGAGACCGAAGATATTCTGAAAAGGGGCTTGGAGCTCTACCCTGAGATCggcaaaagaaatgagCTGAAAATCATTAGAGAGGCGGCCGGACTGAGGCCCAGCAGAAAAGGAGGTGTCCGAATTGAAGTCGAACACTTTGATCAGGTCAACGGAAAAGATAGATATATCGTTCACAATTATGGGGCTTCTGGATATGGATACCAATCAGGGCTAGGAATGGCCAATGAGGCTACAGATATGTATTTTGAAGCTGCcaaatga